In a genomic window of Arthrobacter woluwensis:
- a CDS encoding ribonuclease domain-containing protein, with amino-acid sequence MNRKTLLSLAGLVLAAVVAGLIWLGGSGSGSKPLAGDGGNATPGSSATQRPGVKNPSSLDTVKESALPAEARRTLELIAKGGPYPYDRDGINFKNFEGVLPKKRGGYYQEFTVPTPGSRDRGERRIIVGSEHEKYYTPDHYKSFRFILEGQ; translated from the coding sequence GTGAACCGTAAAACGCTCCTGAGCCTGGCCGGCCTCGTCCTCGCCGCCGTCGTGGCGGGCCTGATCTGGCTCGGCGGCAGCGGATCGGGCAGCAAGCCGCTCGCCGGCGACGGCGGGAACGCCACGCCCGGCAGCTCGGCGACCCAGCGCCCGGGGGTGAAGAACCCGAGCAGTCTGGACACCGTGAAGGAGTCCGCGCTGCCGGCGGAGGCCCGTCGCACGCTGGAGCTGATCGCGAAGGGTGGCCCGTACCCGTACGACCGGGACGGGATCAACTTCAAGAACTTCGAAGGAGTGCTGCCCAAGAAGCGCGGCGGCTACTACCAGGAGTTCACCGTGCCGACCCCGGGTTCGCGGGACCGTGGGGAGCGGCGCATCATCGTGGGGTCGGAGCACGAGAAGTACTACACCCCGGACCACTACAAGAGCTTCCGCTTCATCCTGGAGGGCCAGTGA
- a CDS encoding barstar family protein gives MRTYSAAGHTLSELAHASLAVGREPFTVPAAADKAGTLAAFATALGFPDWFGGNLDALNDCLGDWADALSSPSALLWQRSATLDAGTAAAVESILGEVEAGSPHLAVVILG, from the coding sequence GTGAGGACCTACTCGGCCGCCGGCCACACGCTGAGCGAACTCGCGCACGCGAGTCTCGCCGTCGGGCGTGAGCCGTTCACCGTCCCCGCCGCCGCGGACAAGGCGGGCACCCTGGCAGCCTTCGCCACCGCACTCGGGTTCCCCGACTGGTTCGGGGGCAATCTGGACGCGCTCAACGACTGCCTCGGGGACTGGGCCGACGCGCTCAGCTCGCCGTCCGCTCTCCTGTGGCAGCGCTCCGCGACGCTCGACGCCGGCACCGCGGCCGCCGTCGAGAGCATCCTCGGCGAGGTGGAGGCGGGCAGCCCGCACCTCGCCGTCGTCATCCTCGGCTGA